The Castor canadensis chromosome X, mCasCan1.hap1v2, whole genome shotgun sequence genome includes a region encoding these proteins:
- the P2ry8 gene encoding S-geranylgeranyl-glutathione receptor P2RY8 codes for MDVNVTGLDNATLQMLQNPAIAVALPVVYSLVVLVSLPGNLFSLWVLCRHIGPKSPSVIFMINLSVTDLMLAAVLPFQIAYHYNRSHWVFGRAMCNVVTVAFYANMYSSILTMTCIGVERFLGVVYPLTSVPWRRRRYAVAACLGTWVLLLAALSPLARTDLTFQVRDLGIVTCFDVLKWNMLPSVATWAVFLFTIFVLLFLIPFVVTVACYTATILKLLRTPHGQGGGQRRRSVCLAAVVLVAFVTCFAPNNFVLLVHMVARLYLGRSLYHVYKLTLCLSCLNNCLDPFVYYFASREFQRRLRGYLGYGRLPSDSPDTRRASLLSPRTMSARSGGGDAGDDDGLRVAGAAGPGLKRQESVF; via the coding sequence ATGGACGTGAACGTGACCGGCCTGGACAACGCCACCCTCCAGATGCTGCAGAACCCGGCCATCGCCGTGGCCCTGCCCGTCGTCTACTCCTTGGTGGTGCTCGTCAGCCTCCCCGGGAATCTCTTCTCCCTGTGGGTCCTGTGCCGCCACATCGGGCCCAAGTCCCCGTCTGTCATCTTCATGATCAACCTGAGCGTGACTGACCTCATGCTGGCGGCCGTGCTCCCCTTCCAGATCGCCTACCACTACAACCGCAGCCACTGGGTGTTCGGGCGGGCCATGTGCAACGTGGTGACGGTGGCCTTCTACGCCAACATGTACTCCAGCATCCTCACCATGACCTGCATCGGGGTGGAGCGCTTCCTGGGGGTCGTGTACCCCCTGACGTCCGTGCCCTGGCGACGGCGGCGCTACGCGGTGGCCGCCTGCCTGGGGACCTGGGTCTTGCTGCTGGCCGCCCTGTCGCCGCTGGCCAGGACGGACCTGACCTTCCAGGTGCGCGACCTGGGCATCGTCACCTGCTTCGACGTCCTCAAGTGGAACATGCTGCCCAGCGTGGCCACCTGGGCCGTCTTCCTGTTCACCATCTTCGTCCTGCTCTTCCTCATCCCCTTCGTGGTCACGGTCGCCTGCTACACGGCCACCATCCTCAAGCTGCTCCGGACGCCCCACGGCCAGGGCGGGGGCCAGCGTCGCCGCTCCGTGTGCCTGGCCGCCGTGGTCCTCGTGGCCTTCGTCACCTGCTTCGCCCCCAACAACTTCGTCCTTCTGGTGCACATGGTGGCCCGGCTGTACCTGGGCCGCAGCCTGTACCACGTGTACAAGCTGACCCTGTGCCTCAGCTGCCTCAACAACTGCCTGGACCCCTTCGTCTACTACTTCGCCTCCCGGGAGTTTCAGCGGCGGCTCCGCGGCTACCTGGGCTACGGCCGGCTGCCCAGCGACAGCCCGGACACCCGCCGGGCCAGCCTCCTGTCGCCTCGCACCATGTCGGCCAGGTCCGGCGGTGGGGACGCTGGGGACGACGACGGGCTCAGGGTGGCCGGAGCGGCCGGGCCCGGCCTGAAGAGACAGGAGAGCGTGTTCTGA